The following proteins are encoded in a genomic region of Galbibacter sp. BG1:
- a CDS encoding choice-of-anchor D domain-containing protein — MRKNYFPIHLALAFLLSFFCQLDVFAQQPKKLPATPVICPAKFQDMNTRVNIPPERSKAFQQRMQNVATAEIQVTYGPGAQANPDAQAAFQFALDIWATQIVSPVPIKIFADFADLGPGVLASAGPAYNVNGVPGAPDPNVLYPAALANAIAGETLFPDENFDLIVNLGNGIPWYFGTDGNTPSGLFDFVTVALHEAGHGLGFTTVRGFNNGVGTLRSNGLPSIFGVFIEDGDGNLLLDFPDPSTELGDAFTGGDIFMGGTFAVAALAGTRPELYAPPTWQGGSSLAHWDEAAFPAGDVNSLMTPQIGSAESNFDIGDITRGLFKDMGWVINDAEAPPLLVSPNSIDEELFVGDTIRRTITISNIADVEITATAGTNSTNSTIELIDPQQVTIPSASSDSLEIKLNTSGLPKGVYNDTIFISAPELVAPIAVPVEVRVLDGTETPFLVVTPSSFEETIQQLQVVTRDLIIENTGDADLEFNILVNDETPIDFAKRVKMSNKALAATGKNKKQYNFASKTSGIASLVKTKSNQFTEVVTSLYSTDFEEFTPGDINSQLGWVSQFADNWIIATENSFEGNQHFRGVSDGLGGTRPGNILAISPSITPAAEPFMVLSAQVNIQGTGTSWEVIPQSPTAGSVVTRLRFNADGTIDVLSDPDFVRIEATTPTGYFELRIIVDKDDATFSIYFDDELVFSGQGFAPIIEQAVFLSGMENTGSTFDVDNLEITDGDPNAFFLSVAPNSGIVAPGSTQAVQVKFDARAIDPGNYEASLTVNSNDSVNSPVNVPVSLTVLQPPTIEVAPDSLSASVNVQTDIPPVKTETFTISNSGESNLDFTTSLGALQFSSSSSASEFALGNLDMARYGEGKSGNFKEKLAGVTEKSSKTLLIQDNATFTDSIFYDSGIPFPDNFAGVQTSAYTSAVNFDAESEFTLTAVRNGYRTEAVTDAPIILEIYRGGATPNDGELLLTQTFEQTSAEGILVAEELSEALTFSAGESFWVVHKYPDGIEFPQGVDDTATQRPNTYFFSGDGGATYNPSGFVFFVRALSGETEESYITLEPSEGTVDPGTSVDVTVTFNGESLANGTYNRDIIISSNDPVTTDATVATNFEVSGQLSEISLSDDFLLFNDVFIGAERERSFTIFNTGLASLDISEITSDNTDFTVEPASASIGASDSLQVKVTFAPSEVGNVNGIITINSNADNVETLEVVVNGVGVEPPIAVLDPQEVALTTDAGITIDTNISLKNEGKAPLIFSFPDLAVMAALAKPNVKLNDTKHINFESFSLSQEKGFTDNRRGANVEYSVGMDNGFGYTWIDSDEPGGPVFNFEDITAIGTDITSLVGGDGSTEVSISFPFEFYGENNASVYINANGFLAFEEPAGLTYVNTQIPTEDGINSVIAAFWNDIEPQNDNGAVHYLDDGSKFVVQWTQAPIFLGTAEETVTFQIVLYPDGNIDFYYEDVETAPFRNSATVGIENFDGTDGAQVAFNTDYVKDNLAVRFVKPSIALTDLISNVSPISGVVPAGGSKDLMVTLDATELNDGIYFDELMVSSNAPSDSLNTTLFELTVIGFPEISVQPDTLQYEPIFVGLESEANFLIENTGSKALEITSLSNETNDFVLDTIAPLTIAPDESLQIGVTFKPSSVGPIEDKVVIESNDAFGMETAIVYLFGEGVDPPVISVMPDSLNFEVVREMSITETVTIENTGNSTLNYALSPPFFGKAGEANQKSLNYEKMDYPKIRSKETLDTRVGPKLLNASGGPGTFGYTWVDNNSGGPEYDFIDISSDGQIANVGADGDETVALPFAFNFFGEEQDSITIAANGFLSFAPITGSNFSNAQIPDPADPNLFIAPLWDDLEPQDGGGVLYMGTSEYFIVQYEAVPGFGFPPFLPIPDPVTFQVILFPDGGIKMQYANVDSTIRTSSTVGLEGPQGLSGLQVIFNTEYLTDGLAITFTPPVSGTVEPGETAEVPVTFSAKGLAANTSYEGDILISSNDPLNPEVSIPVILEVLDAPEVVSFTLINANTNKEIGMLEEGDVINLDDYNVNAFSVVANIGDLPVGSVIFDLNDKDKFQKENIAPYAIGGDQQNGTVFNPIELPLGENTITATPFTEKNGKGMEGIALTVNFEVTQSPLMVNSFTLYNADTDEAIGPLENGAVINLDEYDANAFSIVANATAIGTKSVIFDFNGKTNFQKENIVPYALKGDKNNGTDLNAVEFPVGTNYVTATPYDGKNGKGKAGIPLTVIFEVTSSEAQVATNLPDMDSPEEFSIKIYPNPVRNEASYQLIGKAVLNEGYLYNLSGILVKTFAVEKTNSGTINMSSFPAGVYLLRLVDKKGKMIAQTKVVKK; from the coding sequence ATGAGAAAAAATTACTTTCCCATACATCTTGCACTGGCCTTCCTCCTATCCTTTTTTTGCCAGTTAGATGTATTCGCTCAACAACCAAAAAAATTACCGGCCACTCCAGTTATTTGTCCGGCTAAATTTCAAGACATGAATACGCGGGTGAACATTCCACCTGAACGTAGTAAAGCTTTTCAACAACGAATGCAGAATGTAGCAACGGCCGAAATCCAGGTAACTTACGGACCTGGCGCTCAAGCGAACCCAGATGCTCAAGCTGCTTTTCAATTTGCCCTAGATATTTGGGCAACACAAATTGTTTCCCCTGTTCCTATTAAAATCTTTGCGGATTTTGCAGATCTTGGTCCGGGTGTTCTTGCCTCCGCAGGTCCCGCTTATAACGTTAATGGCGTTCCAGGAGCTCCAGATCCCAATGTTCTATATCCCGCCGCACTGGCCAATGCCATTGCCGGTGAAACCTTATTTCCCGATGAAAATTTCGACCTCATCGTGAACTTAGGTAATGGGATACCTTGGTACTTTGGCACCGATGGAAATACGCCCTCTGGCCTATTTGATTTTGTGACAGTAGCATTGCACGAAGCAGGTCACGGACTTGGATTTACTACCGTTAGGGGTTTTAACAACGGCGTTGGTACTCTAAGATCTAATGGGTTGCCTTCTATTTTTGGGGTATTTATAGAAGATGGTGATGGCAATCTCCTTCTGGATTTCCCAGACCCCTCTACAGAATTAGGTGATGCTTTTACTGGAGGAGATATTTTTATGGGTGGAACCTTTGCCGTTGCAGCACTTGCGGGAACACGTCCCGAATTGTATGCGCCACCAACATGGCAAGGCGGATCCAGTTTGGCTCATTGGGATGAAGCTGCTTTTCCTGCAGGAGATGTAAATTCCCTAATGACTCCTCAAATAGGTTCTGCTGAATCTAATTTTGATATCGGTGATATTACACGTGGCCTTTTTAAAGATATGGGGTGGGTTATTAACGATGCTGAAGCTCCACCATTATTGGTCTCTCCAAATTCCATAGACGAAGAATTATTTGTGGGCGACACCATTCGAAGAACTATTACCATTTCCAACATTGCAGATGTAGAAATTACAGCCACAGCGGGAACAAACTCCACAAATTCGACCATCGAACTTATCGACCCTCAGCAAGTCACTATTCCGTCGGCAAGTTCAGATTCCCTAGAGATAAAATTAAACACAAGCGGACTCCCAAAAGGGGTTTACAACGATACCATATTCATTTCGGCACCAGAGTTGGTGGCGCCCATTGCAGTTCCTGTGGAAGTGCGGGTACTCGACGGCACAGAAACACCATTCTTAGTGGTAACTCCGAGTTCGTTTGAAGAGACCATACAACAACTACAAGTAGTAACGCGCGACTTAATAATTGAAAATACAGGCGATGCCGATCTTGAATTTAATATCCTAGTGAATGACGAAACCCCTATTGATTTTGCCAAACGGGTAAAAATGAGCAATAAAGCTTTAGCAGCCACAGGAAAAAATAAAAAGCAATACAATTTTGCTTCCAAAACAAGTGGAATTGCTTCTTTGGTTAAAACAAAAAGCAATCAGTTTACAGAAGTTGTAACTTCTTTGTATTCCACAGATTTTGAAGAATTTACTCCCGGGGATATCAACAGTCAGTTAGGTTGGGTTTCCCAGTTCGCTGATAATTGGATTATCGCTACTGAAAATTCTTTTGAAGGAAACCAGCATTTTAGAGGTGTTTCCGATGGTCTTGGAGGTACAAGACCTGGAAATATATTGGCAATTTCACCCAGTATCACCCCAGCAGCCGAACCCTTTATGGTACTAAGCGCGCAAGTGAATATTCAAGGTACGGGAACTAGTTGGGAGGTAATTCCCCAGTCCCCTACCGCAGGGTCTGTAGTTACCAGATTACGGTTCAATGCCGATGGAACCATTGATGTTTTATCGGATCCAGATTTTGTTAGAATCGAAGCGACCACTCCTACAGGATATTTCGAACTGCGAATTATAGTAGATAAAGACGATGCTACCTTCTCGATATATTTTGATGACGAATTAGTATTCTCAGGACAAGGTTTTGCACCGATTATCGAACAGGCTGTATTTCTTTCTGGCATGGAAAATACCGGCTCTACCTTCGATGTAGACAACTTGGAGATTACCGATGGCGACCCCAATGCTTTCTTTTTATCAGTGGCACCCAATTCGGGCATTGTAGCCCCAGGAAGTACACAAGCCGTACAAGTTAAGTTCGATGCTCGGGCGATAGATCCCGGGAATTACGAAGCCTCGCTTACGGTAAACAGTAACGATTCGGTGAACTCACCGGTTAATGTTCCAGTTTCTTTAACCGTTCTGCAGCCCCCAACAATCGAGGTAGCACCAGATTCACTTAGTGCTTCGGTAAATGTACAAACAGATATTCCTCCAGTAAAAACAGAGACTTTTACCATTTCGAATTCTGGAGAAAGCAATTTAGATTTTACCACTTCTTTGGGAGCATTGCAGTTTAGCAGTTCCTCTTCCGCTTCAGAATTTGCCCTAGGGAATCTAGATATGGCGAGGTACGGAGAAGGAAAATCTGGTAATTTTAAAGAAAAACTAGCGGGAGTTACCGAAAAAAGCAGCAAAACACTCCTTATACAGGACAATGCGACTTTTACGGATTCTATTTTCTACGATAGCGGAATACCTTTCCCCGATAATTTTGCGGGAGTTCAAACCAGTGCCTACACAAGTGCCGTAAATTTTGATGCTGAAAGTGAATTCACTTTAACGGCTGTGAGGAATGGCTACCGTACGGAAGCCGTTACCGACGCGCCCATTATTTTGGAAATTTATAGAGGTGGCGCTACCCCAAATGATGGGGAATTACTTCTTACACAAACTTTTGAGCAAACAAGTGCAGAAGGTATTCTGGTAGCAGAAGAACTTAGCGAAGCGCTTACATTTAGTGCAGGGGAATCTTTTTGGGTAGTACATAAATATCCTGATGGAATTGAGTTTCCGCAGGGTGTAGACGATACCGCTACGCAACGCCCCAACACCTATTTCTTTAGTGGGGATGGTGGCGCTACTTATAATCCATCTGGTTTTGTATTCTTTGTTAGGGCCCTAAGCGGTGAGACAGAAGAAAGTTATATTACCTTGGAACCTTCCGAAGGAACTGTGGATCCCGGAACTTCGGTGGATGTTACGGTTACTTTTAACGGTGAAAGCTTAGCAAACGGAACCTATAACAGGGATATCATAATTTCAAGTAACGATCCCGTTACTACAGATGCTACGGTAGCTACGAATTTCGAAGTGAGTGGGCAACTTTCAGAAATTAGTTTATCAGATGATTTTCTTCTTTTCAACGATGTATTTATAGGCGCAGAAAGAGAACGTAGTTTTACTATTTTCAATACCGGTCTCGCCTCATTAGATATCTCAGAAATAACGTCGGACAATACTGATTTTACTGTAGAACCGGCTTCAGCCAGTATAGGGGCATCTGATAGCTTACAGGTGAAAGTAACATTTGCACCATCTGAAGTTGGAAATGTAAATGGAATTATAACCATAAACAGCAATGCAGACAATGTAGAAACCTTAGAAGTAGTGGTCAATGGAGTTGGTGTAGAACCCCCCATTGCGGTATTGGATCCGCAGGAAGTGGCTTTAACCACCGATGCAGGAATTACCATAGACACTAATATTTCTTTGAAGAACGAAGGGAAGGCGCCGTTAATTTTTTCGTTCCCAGACTTAGCAGTTATGGCGGCATTGGCAAAACCAAATGTAAAGTTGAACGATACCAAACACATTAATTTTGAAAGCTTCAGCTTATCTCAAGAAAAAGGTTTTACAGATAATAGAAGAGGTGCCAATGTAGAATACAGTGTAGGTATGGACAATGGTTTTGGCTACACTTGGATCGATAGTGATGAGCCGGGCGGACCAGTATTCAATTTTGAAGATATTACCGCCATTGGAACCGATATTACAAGTTTGGTTGGCGGAGATGGCTCTACGGAAGTTTCCATTTCTTTCCCTTTCGAATTTTACGGGGAAAACAATGCTTCTGTATATATAAATGCAAACGGGTTCTTGGCTTTTGAAGAACCTGCTGGACTTACCTATGTGAATACTCAAATTCCAACTGAAGATGGCATCAATAGTGTAATTGCCGCATTTTGGAACGATATAGAACCGCAAAACGACAACGGCGCTGTACATTATTTAGACGACGGAAGCAAGTTTGTAGTGCAATGGACGCAAGCCCCTATTTTCTTAGGCACTGCAGAAGAAACTGTTACCTTTCAAATTGTATTGTACCCAGATGGGAACATCGATTTTTATTATGAAGATGTTGAAACAGCTCCGTTTAGAAATAGTGCAACCGTAGGAATTGAGAATTTTGATGGTACCGATGGCGCACAAGTCGCTTTTAATACCGACTATGTAAAGGATAATTTGGCCGTTCGCTTTGTAAAACCTTCTATAGCCTTAACAGATCTCATAAGTAATGTGAGTCCGATTTCGGGAGTAGTCCCTGCAGGTGGTTCTAAAGATTTAATGGTAACCTTGGATGCCACCGAATTGAACGACGGCATTTACTTCGATGAGTTGATGGTTTCCAGTAATGCTCCAAGTGATTCGTTAAATACAACTCTTTTTGAATTAACAGTGATAGGTTTTCCAGAAATCTCGGTTCAGCCTGATACACTGCAATATGAACCAATTTTTGTCGGTTTAGAATCGGAAGCCAATTTCTTAATAGAAAATACAGGATCGAAAGCATTAGAGATAACTTCGCTTAGCAACGAAACCAATGATTTTGTTTTAGATACTATTGCACCTCTAACCATAGCTCCCGATGAAAGTTTACAGATTGGAGTAACTTTTAAACCAAGCTCTGTTGGGCCAATTGAAGATAAAGTTGTTATAGAAAGTAATGACGCGTTTGGAATGGAAACTGCCATTGTCTATTTATTCGGGGAAGGCGTAGATCCTCCTGTTATTTCGGTTATGCCAGATTCCTTAAACTTTGAAGTAGTTAGGGAGATGAGCATTACAGAAACCGTAACAATTGAAAATACTGGTAATTCCACGCTCAATTACGCACTTTCACCTCCATTTTTTGGGAAAGCTGGAGAAGCAAACCAGAAAAGCTTGAACTACGAAAAAATGGACTATCCAAAAATTCGCAGTAAAGAGACTTTAGATACTCGGGTAGGCCCTAAACTTTTAAACGCCAGTGGCGGTCCGGGGACTTTTGGTTATACTTGGGTAGACAATAACAGTGGCGGTCCAGAGTACGATTTTATTGATATAAGTTCCGACGGCCAAATAGCCAATGTGGGAGCAGATGGAGATGAAACTGTGGCCTTGCCTTTCGCATTTAATTTCTTTGGGGAAGAACAAGATAGTATAACCATTGCAGCCAATGGATTTTTAAGCTTTGCGCCAATAACTGGCTCTAATTTTAGCAATGCTCAAATTCCAGATCCTGCAGATCCGAACTTATTCATTGCACCGCTTTGGGACGATTTAGAACCACAAGATGGCGGTGGGGTGCTTTATATGGGAACTTCAGAATATTTTATTGTACAGTACGAAGCTGTTCCCGGATTTGGCTTCCCTCCTTTTCTTCCCATTCCAGACCCGGTAACTTTTCAAGTTATTCTTTTCCCTGACGGAGGTATTAAAATGCAATATGCCAATGTAGATTCCACGATTCGTACCAGTAGTACAGTCGGTCTAGAAGGTCCGCAAGGATTGTCTGGCTTACAAGTAATTTTCAATACAGAATATTTGACGGACGGATTGGCGATTACCTTTACGCCTCCTGTTTCTGGAACGGTCGAACCAGGTGAAACAGCGGAAGTGCCCGTGACTTTTTCTGCGAAAGGATTGGCTGCCAACACTTCATACGAAGGCGATATTCTAATTAGTAGTAACGACCCTTTAAATCCAGAGGTAAGTATTCCCGTAATACTGGAAGTACTCGATGCTCCAGAAGTGGTCAGTTTTACCTTAATAAATGCTAACACCAATAAAGAAATCGGAATGTTAGAGGAAGGTGATGTCATCAACTTAGACGATTATAATGTAAATGCTTTTAGCGTCGTTGCCAACATTGGGGATTTACCGGTTGGAAGTGTCATTTTTGATCTAAATGACAAAGATAAGTTCCAAAAAGAAAATATAGCACCATACGCTATTGGGGGAGACCAGCAGAACGGTACGGTATTCAACCCTATAGAATTACCGTTGGGGGAAAATACCATTACAGCCACTCCATTCACCGAAAAGAATGGAAAAGGGATGGAGGGTATCGCTTTAACCGTAAACTTTGAGGTTACGCAGTCTCCATTAATGGTAAATAGTTTTACATTATATAATGCCGATACCGATGAAGCTATAGGGCCTTTAGAGAATGGCGCTGTAATCAACCTAGATGAATACGATGCCAATGCCTTTAGTATCGTAGCCAATGCTACAGCCATAGGCACCAAAAGCGTAATCTTCGATTTTAACGGTAAAACTAATTTTCAAAAGGAAAACATTGTTCCCTATGCTTTAAAAGGGGATAAAAACAATGGAACCGATTTAAATGCGGTTGAATTTCCCGTAGGAACAAATTATGTGACCGCCACTCCTTACGATGGTAAAAATGGTAAAGGAAAAGCGGGAATTCCGTTGACTGTTATTTTTGAAGTTACCAGCAGTGAAGCACAGGTGGCGACAAATCTTCCCGATATGGATTCTCCGGAAGAATTTAGCATTAAAATTTATCCGAACCCGGTAAGGAATGAAGCCAGCTACCAATTAATTGGAAAAGCAGTTTTAAATGAAGGGTATCTCTATAATTTAAGCGGAATTTTAGTTAAAACTTTCGCAGTGGAGAAAACCAACAGTGGCACCATTAATATGAGTAGTTTCCCAGCCGGTGTTTATCTTTTGAGGCTTGTGGATAAAAAAGGTAAAATGATTGCGCAAACAAAGGTTGTGAAAAAGTAA
- a CDS encoding SDR family oxidoreductase → MSKVIVLTGAGGVLCSTLAKALAKEGHKIAVLDLRKDAADAVANDINKEGGKAIGVAANVLKKDSLEEAKNEINNTLGTVDILVNGAGGNHPLGTTSNPHFLKEDLLNKDEGFKTFFDLDSEGIEFVFNLNFIGTLLPTQVFAKDMVGKKGCSILNISSMNAFTPLTKIPAYSGAKAAVSNFTQWLAVHFSKEGIRVNALAPGFFLTDQNRTLLTNNDGKLTARGTTIINQTPMGRFGEPEDLIGTTLWLCSEGASFVTGVVVPIDGGFSAFSGV, encoded by the coding sequence ATGAGTAAAGTAATAGTTTTAACAGGAGCAGGAGGTGTTTTATGTAGCACTTTGGCAAAAGCCTTGGCGAAAGAGGGGCATAAAATTGCAGTTTTAGATTTAAGAAAGGATGCAGCCGATGCGGTAGCAAATGACATCAATAAAGAAGGGGGAAAAGCAATTGGGGTTGCTGCAAATGTTTTAAAGAAAGACTCCCTAGAAGAAGCCAAGAATGAAATAAACAATACCTTGGGTACTGTAGATATTTTAGTAAATGGGGCAGGAGGTAACCATCCTCTGGGAACCACTTCCAACCCACATTTCCTCAAAGAAGATTTATTGAACAAGGATGAAGGTTTTAAAACGTTTTTCGACTTGGATAGTGAGGGTATTGAATTTGTGTTTAACCTGAATTTTATTGGTACTTTATTGCCTACACAAGTATTTGCGAAAGACATGGTAGGGAAAAAAGGGTGTAGTATTTTAAACATTTCTTCCATGAATGCGTTTACTCCATTAACAAAGATTCCTGCTTACAGTGGAGCCAAAGCAGCGGTTTCCAATTTTACTCAATGGCTGGCAGTCCATTTTTCTAAAGAAGGTATTAGAGTGAACGCACTAGCACCAGGTTTCTTTCTTACCGACCAAAATAGAACGCTACTAACCAATAATGATGGCAAACTTACAGCTAGGGGAACAACCATCATCAACCAAACACCTATGGGAAGGTTTGGAGAGCCAGAAGATCTTATTGGTACTACATTGTGGTTATGCAGTGAGGGTGCATCTTTTGTAACCGGTGTTGTAGTGCCAATAGATGGCGGATTTAGCGCTTTTAGCGGGGTTTAG
- a CDS encoding purine-cytosine permease family protein: MSIKKWLNFGEAKNIEEYERTPVPESKTKNFKDFVGLVAGEHIAGTEFVIGPLFVLHGVSAKDLILGLLIGNILATLSWALICAPTAVKTRLTIFYQLEKICGFNLVSIYNFVNGLLFAVSAAAMIGVSASAIGILFDIKGPGLTSLYPDSFSWVMIIVAVGSVIAIVATFGFEIVAKFSSLFAPWMPLIFLAAGLAILPQLGVTGIGDFWEVANEKIWTGVPVAGQTKYTFWHVMIFAWLCNNAMHIGLSDMSIYRYAKKASYGFASAFGMFIGHFMAWIASGILCAYAINIGNTDPSPGEIAYLGAGIAGLLCVVVAGWTTANPTIYRAGLAVQALMPFMKRWKITVAVGVTATAMACFPVIISKLDQFLGIYALVAAPVGAVVLVDIFIFPKMNLTSNLAEVRKMKFNLSVAITWVIAMASGYGLYNYFNSDFYFFMALPGWIVAAIVYVIAGYLQQKVFVKSPKTVKA; encoded by the coding sequence ATGAGTATAAAGAAATGGCTTAATTTTGGAGAGGCCAAAAATATCGAAGAATACGAGCGTACCCCCGTACCGGAATCTAAAACTAAAAATTTCAAGGATTTTGTGGGACTTGTTGCCGGCGAGCATATTGCAGGTACCGAATTTGTAATCGGCCCTCTTTTTGTATTACACGGAGTTTCTGCAAAAGATCTTATACTCGGACTTCTCATAGGAAATATTTTAGCTACCTTAAGTTGGGCATTAATATGCGCTCCTACAGCTGTTAAAACAAGACTTACCATATTCTACCAGCTGGAAAAAATATGTGGTTTTAATTTAGTTTCCATTTACAACTTTGTAAACGGACTTCTTTTCGCGGTTTCGGCAGCTGCCATGATTGGGGTTTCCGCCTCCGCCATTGGTATTTTGTTTGATATTAAAGGACCTGGATTAACAAGTCTATATCCCGACAGTTTTTCTTGGGTAATGATAATTGTAGCAGTAGGTTCTGTTATAGCCATCGTGGCAACCTTTGGGTTTGAGATTGTAGCTAAGTTCTCTTCTTTATTTGCCCCTTGGATGCCTTTGATTTTTTTGGCAGCAGGACTTGCCATTTTACCGCAACTCGGTGTCACGGGGATAGGTGACTTTTGGGAAGTGGCCAATGAAAAAATTTGGACCGGAGTTCCTGTTGCAGGACAAACAAAATATACTTTTTGGCATGTTATGATATTTGCTTGGCTCTGTAACAATGCCATGCATATTGGTCTCTCTGATATGTCTATCTATCGATATGCGAAGAAAGCTTCTTATGGTTTTGCATCGGCGTTTGGAATGTTTATAGGTCATTTTATGGCGTGGATCGCTTCTGGAATATTATGCGCCTATGCAATTAATATAGGAAATACCGATCCGTCTCCAGGGGAAATTGCCTATTTGGGAGCTGGTATTGCTGGTTTGTTGTGCGTTGTAGTTGCTGGATGGACCACAGCCAACCCTACTATTTATAGAGCTGGTTTGGCCGTACAAGCATTGATGCCCTTTATGAAAAGATGGAAAATTACAGTTGCTGTGGGAGTAACGGCTACTGCTATGGCCTGTTTTCCCGTAATTATAAGTAAACTAGATCAGTTCTTAGGTATTTATGCGCTGGTAGCCGCTCCAGTAGGCGCAGTGGTTTTAGTGGATATTTTTATATTCCCAAAAATGAACCTGACCTCAAACCTTGCTGAAGTTAGAAAAATGAAATTCAATCTATCTGTGGCCATCACCTGGGTAATTGCGATGGCTTCAGGATACGGACTCTATAACTATTTTAATTCTGATTTTTATTTCTTTATGGCACTGCCCGGCTGGATTGTAGCCGCCATTGTTTACGTTATCGCTGGATACCTTCAGCAAAAAGTATTTGTAAAATCTCCAAAAACAGTTAAAGCATGA
- a CDS encoding sulfatase gives MSTKRIYQVLLLFSITLIISCNSKEEKKEDAQLSEKTKQPNIVLIIADDLGWSDLGCYGNTYFETPHLDSLAQAGVRFTNTYAACHVCSPTRASILTGRYPARVGLTNYLYGTKTVEASPVLPADFKDRLPLEEITIAEELKKRNYKTALIGKWHLGENTSFGESDPKFHGFDVTEGFDYELNQVDDTYKWFKIGDATKAYELPHLTDEITHNAQKFIEKNRDTTFFLTVAHFAVHMPLQGKDSLIEKYRNKKNPRPKDFSPIYGAMLDQLDSSVGAIMASLSENNLLDNTLVVFVSDNGGLSVSEGGIKPTDNAPLRAGKGTIYEGGLRVPMIASWPGKIPPQTVDSSIISTIDLYPSFLSLADDSLQIDHKIDGINVMDAFYGKPLEREGAIYWHYPHFSNQGGKPNAAIRKGDYKLILSLEDGSVALYNLTKDIGETTNLAEEMPELTQELKDSILVWQKEVNANMPKPKE, from the coding sequence ATGAGCACTAAAAGAATCTATCAGGTTTTATTACTTTTTTCCATCACCTTAATAATTTCCTGTAATTCAAAAGAGGAAAAAAAAGAAGATGCACAACTCTCTGAAAAAACAAAGCAACCAAACATCGTTTTAATTATAGCCGACGATTTGGGATGGAGTGATCTCGGGTGTTATGGCAATACTTATTTTGAAACTCCCCATCTAGACAGTTTGGCACAAGCCGGAGTTCGGTTTACAAATACCTACGCCGCTTGCCACGTTTGTTCCCCAACTAGAGCAAGTATATTAACCGGCCGGTATCCTGCACGTGTGGGGTTGACCAATTATCTATACGGAACAAAAACGGTAGAAGCTTCCCCAGTGCTCCCAGCAGACTTTAAAGACCGCTTGCCTTTAGAGGAGATTACCATTGCCGAGGAATTAAAAAAGCGAAACTATAAAACGGCACTTATTGGGAAGTGGCATTTAGGAGAGAATACTTCGTTTGGTGAATCAGACCCTAAGTTTCATGGATTTGACGTTACTGAGGGCTTCGATTACGAATTGAACCAAGTTGATGATACCTATAAGTGGTTTAAGATAGGAGATGCAACAAAAGCATACGAGCTGCCACATTTAACGGATGAGATTACGCATAATGCACAAAAATTTATAGAAAAAAATAGGGACACTACTTTCTTTTTAACCGTCGCTCATTTTGCGGTGCATATGCCGTTGCAGGGTAAAGATAGCTTGATTGAAAAGTATAGAAATAAGAAAAATCCAAGACCAAAAGATTTTAGTCCTATTTATGGCGCTATGTTAGATCAACTGGATAGCTCGGTAGGAGCTATTATGGCCAGCCTAAGCGAAAATAACTTACTCGATAATACGCTGGTAGTTTTTGTTTCTGATAATGGTGGTTTGTCTGTGAGCGAAGGTGGAATTAAGCCTACGGACAATGCACCTCTAAGAGCCGGAAAAGGCACAATTTACGAAGGGGGGCTTCGTGTACCGATGATCGCTTCATGGCCAGGAAAAATTCCTCCACAAACTGTAGACAGCAGTATTATTTCGACGATAGACTTATATCCATCTTTTTTGAGTTTAGCTGATGATTCTCTTCAGATTGACCATAAAATTGATGGAATTAACGTAATGGATGCGTTTTATGGAAAACCACTTGAAAGAGAGGGGGCTATTTATTGGCATTATCCTCACTTTAGTAATCAAGGAGGAAAACCAAATGCGGCCATACGAAAAGGGGATTATAAATTAATTTTATCTTTAGAAGATGGGTCGGTAGCTTTGTATAATTTGACAAAAGATATAGGTGAAACCACCAATTTGGCAGAAGAAATGCCTGAATTAACCCAAGAATTAAAAGATAGTATCTTAGTATGGCAAAAAGAGGTAAACGCAAATATGCCCAAGCCCAAAGAATAA